One window from the genome of Andrena cerasifolii isolate SP2316 chromosome 3, iyAndCera1_principal, whole genome shotgun sequence encodes:
- the LOC143366690 gene encoding required for meiotic nuclear division protein 1 homolog isoform X2 has translation MEQKLYIPDVTFTSISSLPDVIHAVAKYEVEYEPREIFFFREGTIVMWNVSDLEGENILQFLKRYEDNRYVDYTVQSEKEMMTYTYADSGKHNHIKSGNIILAASATNLDKYTFSNAMAQSVKLGIWEAALDNYVESIEFVTEDLKAGRRLRMTRQDVLKKQGELFALRHSINLSSDLLDTPDFYWERDDLETLYQQTCAYFNIAKRTRVINEKLNHCVELVGILSSHLSDRHHIRLEWMIIILIMVEVAFETLHYIDRYFS, from the exons CATTACCAGATGTTATACACGCTGTGGCAAAATATGAAGTAGAGTACGAACCGagggaaatatttttcttccgcGAAGGTACGATAGTAATGTGGAATGTCTCTGACCTCGAAGGTGAAAATATATTGCAGTTTTTAAAGAGATACGAAGATAATCGTTACGTGGACTATACCGTACAATCTGAGAAAGAAATGATGACTTATACCTATGCGGACAGTGG AAAACACAACCATATTAAGAGCGGTAATATTATATTGGCAGCGAGTGCAACGAATCTCGATAAATACACATTCTCAAATGCGATGGCCCAATCTGTGAAGCTGGGTATATGGGAAGCAGCCTTAGATAATTATGTAGAGTCTATAGAATTTGTTACCGAAGATTTAAAAGCTGGTAGAAGGCTCAGGATGACTCGGCAGGACGTATTGAAAAAGCAAGGGGAATTATTTGCACTGCGACATTCGATTAACTTAAGCTCTGATTTATTAGACACCCCTGACTTCTATTGGGAGCGAGATGATTTAGAGACACTGTATCAGCAAACCTGTgcatatttcaatatcgctaaACGTACTAGA GTTATAAACGAGAAATTAAATCATTGCGTGGAGCTTGTGGGAATCCTGTCTTCGCATTTAAGTGATCGTCATCACATTCGCCTAGAATGGATGATTATTATCCTCATCATGGTTGAGGTGGCTTTTGAAACGTTGCATTATATTGATAGATATTTCTCGTAA
- the LOC143366690 gene encoding required for meiotic nuclear division protein 1 homolog isoform X3, translating into MKEIIFMNALPDVIHAVAKYEVEYEPREIFFFREGTIVMWNVSDLEGENILQFLKRYEDNRYVDYTVQSEKEMMTYTYADSGKHNHIKSGNIILAASATNLDKYTFSNAMAQSVKLGIWEAALDNYVESIEFVTEDLKAGRRLRMTRQDVLKKQGELFALRHSINLSSDLLDTPDFYWERDDLETLYQQTCAYFNIAKRTRVINEKLNHCVELVGILSSHLSDRHHIRLEWMIIILIMVEVAFETLHYIDRYFS; encoded by the exons CATTACCAGATGTTATACACGCTGTGGCAAAATATGAAGTAGAGTACGAACCGagggaaatatttttcttccgcGAAGGTACGATAGTAATGTGGAATGTCTCTGACCTCGAAGGTGAAAATATATTGCAGTTTTTAAAGAGATACGAAGATAATCGTTACGTGGACTATACCGTACAATCTGAGAAAGAAATGATGACTTATACCTATGCGGACAGTGG AAAACACAACCATATTAAGAGCGGTAATATTATATTGGCAGCGAGTGCAACGAATCTCGATAAATACACATTCTCAAATGCGATGGCCCAATCTGTGAAGCTGGGTATATGGGAAGCAGCCTTAGATAATTATGTAGAGTCTATAGAATTTGTTACCGAAGATTTAAAAGCTGGTAGAAGGCTCAGGATGACTCGGCAGGACGTATTGAAAAAGCAAGGGGAATTATTTGCACTGCGACATTCGATTAACTTAAGCTCTGATTTATTAGACACCCCTGACTTCTATTGGGAGCGAGATGATTTAGAGACACTGTATCAGCAAACCTGTgcatatttcaatatcgctaaACGTACTAGA GTTATAAACGAGAAATTAAATCATTGCGTGGAGCTTGTGGGAATCCTGTCTTCGCATTTAAGTGATCGTCATCACATTCGCCTAGAATGGATGATTATTATCCTCATCATGGTTGAGGTGGCTTTTGAAACGTTGCATTATATTGATAGATATTTCTCGTAA
- the LOC143366685 gene encoding glutathione synthetase-like, which yields MTAQISVLFKVCDKEGTIMDRTLELPSSEEELEELKEKAKDWALMHGMCMRSKSNFNKDVLQFAPFILMPSPFPRKEFENACQIQTILNLLIHRVAQDYNFLKETLEETMKVDSFTKDLFEICNIINDEGGSAQNISLGILRSDLMLETNCPKTGENKRCMPYCCWKQVEINTIASGFGWLGPAATELHKFVLTELGYHEEVNQLPENNALQIICSSMIEAWNMYGDQQAVILFVVEDITYNICDQRCHEFEIKKQNPNMQVIRRTLTQLAATAKLGSKKELVVDNRVVSVVYYRCGYEPAQYPTRKEWDVRLLIERSLAIKCPTIQYHLAGTKKVQQALAKPGVISKFLKNEKMCAVIKEIFTELYALDFDEHGDAAIEMGIADPHRFVLKPQREGGCNNKYGLDIQTFLQSVKDKQDRVAWILMDKIHPPVHRNYMVRAESNIDRELQELVSELGIFGIIIADETNVYVNKQGGHMLRTKLATANEGGVATGLGACDSPFLVD from the exons GTTTTGTTCAAAGTCTGCGACAAGGAAGGTACAATTATGGACAGAACACTTGAGTTACCTTCTTCCGAGGAAGAGTTAgaagaattaaaggaaaaggCAAAAGATTGGGCACTTATGCATGGAATGTGTATGAGATCAAAATCGAACTTCAACAAAGATGTTCTACAGTTCGCGCCGTTCATTCTGATGCCGTCCCCGTTTCCTAGAAAAGAGTTCGAGAATGCTTGTCAGATTCAAACGATACTGAACTTACTTATACACAGAGTTGCCCAGGATTATAACTTCTTGAAAGAAACGTTAGAAGAAACGATGAAAGTCGACAGTTTCACTAAGGACTTATTCGAAATCTGTAATATTATAAACGACGAGGGAGGGTCTGCCCAAAATATATCTCTCGGTATATTACGTTCTGATTTGATGCTAGAAACTAACTGCCCGAAAACAGGTGAAAATAAGAGATGTATGCCATACTGTTGCTGGAAACAAGTTGAAATAAATACAATTGCTTCGGGCTTTGGTTGGCTAGGACCTGCAGCAACAGAATTACATAAATTTGTATTAACAGAGCTCGGTTATCATGAAGAAGTAAATCAGCTTCCAGAAAACAATGCGCTGCAAATTATATGCTCGAGTATGATAGAAGCATGGAATATGTATGGCGACCAACA AGCAGTCATTCTATTCGTAGTCGAAGATATTACGTATAATATCTGCGACCAGCGTTGTCatgaatttgaaattaaaaagcaAAATCCAAATATGCAAGTTATTCGTCGGACGTTAACGCAATTAGCTGCTACTGCAAAATTGGGCTCAAAAAAGGAATTAGTAGTAGATAATCGTGTTGTATCTGTAGTATATTATAGATGTGGTTACGAACCTGCGCAATATCCTACACGAAAAGAATGGGACGTGAGATTATTAATAGAAAGATCCTTAGCAATTAAATGCCCCACTATTCAGTATCATTTAGCGGGGACCAAAAAAGTTCAGCAGGCTCTCGCGAAGCCTGGTGTAATTAGTAAGTTTCTAAAGAATGAAAAGATGTGCGCTGTGATTAAAGAAATATTCACTG AACTTTATGCGTTAGACTTTGACGAACATGGAGATGCTGCTATAGAAATGGGGATCGCAGACCCGCACCGTTTTGTCCTAAAGCCTCAACGAGAAGGAGGTTGCAATAACAAATACGGATTAGACATACAGACTTTCCTGCAATCTGTAAAAGATAAACAAGACAGGGTAGCCTGGATTCTTATGGATAAAATTCATCCTCCGGTTCATAGAAACTATATGGTTAGAGCAGAAAGCAACATCGACAGGGAACTACAGGAATTAGTTTCCGAGTTAGGAATATTTGGCATTATcatcgccgatgaaactaatgTGTATGTTAACAAGCAAGGCGGTCATATGTTAAGAACAAAGTTAGCTACCGCTAATGAAGGTGGTGTAGCGACAGGATTAGGGGCTTGTGATAGTCCGTTTCTAGTAGATTAA